A section of the Pseudovibrio sp. M1P-2-3 genome encodes:
- a CDS encoding recombinase family protein, whose translation MKIGYARVSTLDQNSLLQEDALSAAGCERVFIDHVSGSVAARPNLSKAKELLREGDTLVVWRLDRLGRSLKDLIEWAVWLEERKVALQSIQEVIDTSTPTGKLTFHLFGALAEFERNLIRERTQAGLKAARARGRVGGRPKALDPDTRRLAVHLYKEGKTPIAKICKMMGISKPTLYSYVKSE comes from the coding sequence ATGAAGATCGGCTATGCTCGTGTTTCAACCCTCGATCAGAACTCCTTGCTGCAAGAAGACGCGTTAAGTGCTGCTGGCTGTGAGAGGGTCTTTATTGACCATGTGAGTGGGTCTGTTGCTGCGCGTCCGAATTTGAGTAAAGCCAAAGAGCTTCTGCGTGAGGGAGATACCCTCGTGGTGTGGCGGTTGGATCGATTGGGTCGCTCCCTAAAGGACCTTATTGAATGGGCAGTTTGGCTCGAAGAGCGCAAAGTAGCCCTACAGAGTATACAGGAGGTCATTGATACTTCTACACCAACTGGCAAACTAACGTTCCACCTTTTTGGCGCTCTGGCTGAATTTGAACGTAATCTCATTCGAGAGCGCACTCAAGCAGGCCTTAAAGCCGCGCGGGCGAGAGGGCGTGTAGGTGGAAGGCCAAAAGCGCTTGATCCAGATACGCGCCGTCTTGCCGTACATCTTTACAAGGAAGGCAAAACACCAATAGCGAAGATTTGCAAGATGATGGGCATATCCAAGCCTACCTTATATTCTTATGTAAAAAGCGAGTGA
- a CDS encoding IS481 family transposase: MGQVLHGSATTTHAVRSAIQKSDATIKELSIRYNINPKTVMKWKKRTSVEDQPMGRENPRSTVLTLAEEAACVAFRKHSLLPLDDCLYALQDEIPHLSRSSLHRLFQRHGISRLPAPDKDKVKKRFKAYPIGYFHIDIAEVRTAEGKLYLFVAIDRTSKFTFMQLHEKATRRIAGDFLRSLIKVVPYKIHTVLTDNGTHFTDPKGDSWNAKDITHMLATGQPFRCHGFVLACAQNHIDHRLTKPAHPWTNGQVERMNRTLKEATVRRYYYQTHSELRTHLETFIQAYNFAKRLKALKGQTPFEYITKQWTKEPDRFMKQPHHLIVGLNI; encoded by the coding sequence ATGGGACAGGTATTGCACGGCAGCGCCACGACTACTCACGCGGTTCGATCGGCCATCCAAAAATCGGATGCGACAATCAAGGAATTAAGCATCCGTTATAACATCAACCCTAAAACGGTGATGAAATGGAAGAAACGGACCAGCGTAGAAGATCAACCCATGGGACGGGAAAATCCGCGCTCTACAGTCCTCACTCTGGCTGAAGAGGCTGCGTGTGTCGCTTTTCGCAAGCACTCTTTGTTACCGCTTGATGACTGCCTTTATGCTCTGCAGGATGAAATCCCGCATCTGAGCCGGTCCTCCCTTCACCGCTTGTTCCAGCGTCACGGAATCTCGCGTCTTCCAGCTCCAGATAAGGACAAGGTGAAGAAACGTTTCAAAGCTTATCCGATCGGCTATTTTCACATAGATATCGCGGAAGTCCGAACTGCAGAAGGCAAACTGTATCTGTTTGTGGCCATTGATCGCACATCTAAATTTACCTTTATGCAGCTGCATGAAAAAGCGACCAGAAGGATTGCTGGCGACTTTCTACGTAGCCTCATCAAGGTGGTTCCCTATAAAATCCACACCGTTCTAACAGACAACGGCACCCATTTCACCGATCCCAAAGGCGACAGCTGGAACGCTAAGGACATTACGCATATGCTCGCTACTGGCCAGCCATTTCGCTGCCATGGCTTTGTTCTGGCTTGCGCCCAAAACCATATCGATCACCGGCTCACAAAACCAGCTCACCCCTGGACGAATGGCCAAGTCGAACGCATGAACCGCACCCTCAAAGAGGCCACTGTCCGGCGCTATTATTATCAGACACACAGCGAACTACGCACTCATCTGGAAACGTTCATACAGGCTTATAACTTTGCCAAGCGCCTCAAGGCTCTCAAAGGACAAACGCCCTTTGAGTACATCACCAAGCAATGGACAAAAGAGCCGGACAGATTTATGAAACAACCACACCATCTCATCGTGGGACTAAACATATAG
- a CDS encoding IS630 family transposase (programmed frameshift) — protein sequence MGRPLSLDLRLRFKRLILSGMSGREAARRLLISPASGSRLARNVREGQSLIPVRTGRPKGGGKLEPYLSFLRELVNQDGDITLMELCDALFMAEGVRVHHTSVSKALRRLGYTYKKSLVATERGKLHVQNARDEWRHTRQPIMRDLPERLVFLDETSVKTNLTRLRGRAFKGERALDTAPFGRWQNQTFIAGLTHEGLIAPWVLDGAMNGKAFTTYITTQLAPCLHPKTVVILDNLSTHKVPEAARALRQSGCWFLFLPPYSPDLNPIEMAFSKLKAHLRRMKARTFETLIKALGDICDLFTPQECWNYFKAAGYVSV from the exons ATGGGCCGGCCACTTTCACTTGATTTACGCCTTCGCTTTAAAAGGCTCATTTTATCCGGGATGAGCGGGCGTGAAGCAGCACGCCGCCTGCTGATCTCTCCAGCATCAGGATCTCGCTTGGCCCGTAACGTTCGGGAGGGGCAGAGTTTAATCCCGGTCAGGACAGGGCGCCCAAAGGGAGGCGGAAAATTGGAGCCCTACCTCTCCTTCTTGCGCGAGCTGGTCAATCAAGACGGAGATATCACGTTGATGGAGTTATGTGATGCACTTTTCATGGCTGAGGGAGTGAGGGTTCACCATACTTCCGTCTCCAAGGCTTTGCGCCGTCTTGGCTACACCTAT AAAAAATCGTTGGTGGCAACCGAGCGTGGCAAACTCCATGTACAAAATGCCAGAGATGAATGGCGCCACACCCGTCAGCCTATAATGCGTGATCTGCCTGAGAGACTGGTGTTTCTCGATGAAACCAGTGTTAAAACGAATTTAACCCGGCTGCGAGGCCGAGCCTTTAAAGGGGAACGAGCCCTTGACACAGCGCCGTTTGGACGCTGGCAGAACCAGACCTTTATCGCCGGTTTGACCCACGAGGGACTCATTGCGCCCTGGGTTCTGGACGGGGCCATGAATGGCAAGGCATTCACCACTTATATCACGACACAACTGGCTCCATGCTTGCACCCTAAAACGGTGGTCATTCTGGATAACCTGTCCACACACAAAGTTCCAGAAGCCGCAAGGGCCCTCAGACAAAGCGGGTGTTGGTTCCTTTTTCTGCCGCCCTATTCTCCTGATCTCAATCCTATCGAAATGGCGTTTTCCAAGCTCAAAGCACACCTACGCAGAATGAAAGCCAGAACCTTTGAGACCTTGATAAAGGCTCTGGGTGACATATGCGATCTGTTCACACCCCAAGAGTGTTGGAATTACTTCAAGGCAGCTGGATATGTTTCAGTATAA
- a CDS encoding tyrosine-type recombinase/integrase, translated as MTIKNLPMLCPPKPAWNKGRLVGQKRPLLPKHVWSIRVRLELAHKLRDLALFNTAIDSKLRGCDLVCQKVRDVYAVGCVKSRTSVLQRKTQKPVQFELSEGTRASLATWINQPAMHGATYLWPGRFHEWPHISQRQYARLLKGWVRSIGLEPCAYGTHSMRRTKVAHIYQKTGNLRAVQLLLGHTKMDSTVRYLGVELENALALSESVDL; from the coding sequence ATGACCATTAAAAACCTTCCCATGCTCTGCCCGCCAAAACCCGCTTGGAACAAGGGTCGCCTCGTTGGGCAAAAACGTCCTTTGCTCCCCAAACATGTCTGGTCGATACGGGTACGGCTGGAGCTGGCACATAAGCTCCGTGACTTGGCTCTGTTTAATACGGCCATCGACAGCAAATTGCGGGGCTGTGACCTTGTCTGCCAGAAGGTGCGCGATGTGTATGCTGTTGGCTGCGTTAAATCCCGGACCTCGGTGTTGCAGCGTAAAACTCAAAAGCCGGTCCAGTTTGAGCTGTCGGAAGGCACCAGAGCCTCGTTAGCCACCTGGATCAACCAGCCCGCAATGCATGGGGCCACGTATCTGTGGCCGGGGCGGTTTCATGAGTGGCCGCATATCTCGCAGCGCCAGTATGCCCGGTTGCTGAAGGGATGGGTTCGCTCAATCGGCTTGGAGCCTTGTGCCTACGGCACGCATTCCATGCGCCGGACCAAGGTTGCGCATATCTACCAGAAAACGGGGAACTTACGCGCGGTTCAGCTGCTGCTTGGGCATACGAAGATGGACAGTACTGTCAGGTATCTGGGTGTCGAGCTGGAAAATGCCTTGGCTCTTTCAGAGAGTGTCGACTTGTGA
- a CDS encoding toxin-activating lysine-acyltransferase produces MQPKDTSKASNFFSPQNGIYTRLSQQQRIKLLGEVTSLLLASKLHCEYHINDIGAVFLPPIHLNQFRIYRDKQTPVGLITWARLTETVEQDYVNGDYILQPQDWNAGDRLWCIDFLAPFGHGKQILKDLRTNVFPNESGKAMRIDRDGNPRGLIKLHGVNHLKAQRQPT; encoded by the coding sequence ATGCAGCCTAAAGACACCAGTAAGGCAAGTAATTTTTTCAGCCCTCAAAACGGTATTTACACCCGTTTGAGCCAACAGCAACGCATCAAGTTACTTGGAGAGGTGACCTCCCTGCTGCTCGCCTCCAAACTGCACTGCGAATACCATATCAATGATATCGGCGCTGTGTTCCTGCCGCCGATCCACCTCAACCAGTTCCGCATCTATCGCGACAAACAGACCCCCGTCGGCCTCATCACTTGGGCCCGCCTGACCGAGACAGTCGAACAGGACTATGTCAACGGCGATTATATTCTGCAGCCGCAGGACTGGAACGCTGGCGATCGTCTCTGGTGCATCGACTTCCTCGCCCCGTTCGGCCATGGCAAGCAAATCCTGAAAGACCTCAGAACCAATGTCTTTCCCAATGAAAGCGGCAAGGCCATGCGCATCGATAGAGATGGCAACCCACGCGGCCTCATAAAACTGCATGGCGTAAACCATCTGAAGGCGCAGAGACAACCTACATAA
- a CDS encoding ankyrin repeat domain-containing protein, producing MKIKLSQFVILILSCLLILPHGAAAEDKAKGPILTLEGAKITPPKAGQLIVKVHPNGCVASAWASGFLPDDRLAQIVQEHISGEEPRTQIDTDLMRAVARNNLTEVERLIAHGVNINQSNDYGCSALFWAVAFAYEDILEVLLQVGADVNQTDSVGRSPLMTAAVRGSLSMTKKLIKAGANIHHIQTGGTYQAGHTALHHAAYKAKNTNVLSYLIEHGIDINSVNKNGQTPLIRAARRGNFENMKLLLSAGANTTLIDDNNNTALKLAKRKDPIAAEKLWNSYK from the coding sequence ATGAAAATTAAGCTCTCTCAATTTGTTATACTAATCCTTAGCTGTCTACTTATTTTGCCACATGGAGCAGCTGCCGAAGATAAAGCTAAGGGGCCAATACTAACCCTGGAGGGAGCAAAAATAACACCGCCCAAGGCTGGCCAACTTATTGTTAAAGTCCATCCCAATGGTTGTGTTGCCTCCGCATGGGCAAGCGGTTTCTTACCAGATGATCGACTAGCTCAGATAGTCCAAGAGCATATTAGTGGTGAAGAGCCGCGAACTCAGATTGATACTGATTTAATGCGGGCAGTCGCTCGAAACAACTTAACCGAAGTTGAGCGACTAATAGCTCATGGTGTCAACATCAATCAATCTAATGACTATGGCTGCAGCGCCCTCTTCTGGGCTGTCGCTTTTGCCTACGAAGATATCTTGGAAGTGCTACTTCAAGTTGGGGCAGATGTTAATCAAACAGATTCAGTTGGGCGATCGCCATTGATGACTGCGGCTGTGCGGGGTTCACTGTCAATGACGAAGAAGCTTATCAAAGCTGGCGCCAATATTCACCACATTCAAACTGGAGGAACGTACCAAGCCGGGCATACAGCGCTCCACCATGCTGCATACAAAGCAAAAAATACTAATGTACTCAGTTATTTAATTGAGCATGGCATTGATATTAATTCGGTCAATAAAAACGGACAAACGCCGTTAATACGTGCTGCTCGTAGAGGGAATTTTGAGAACATGAAGTTACTTTTGAGTGCCGGCGCGAACACAACCCTCATAGATGACAATAACAATACTGCATTAAAGTTAGCAAAACGCAAAGACCCGATAGCAGCCGAGAAGTTATGGAATTCTTACAAGTAA